A single genomic interval of Helianthus annuus cultivar XRQ/B chromosome 13, HanXRQr2.0-SUNRISE, whole genome shotgun sequence harbors:
- the LOC110900542 gene encoding uncharacterized protein LOC110900542: MLDALKGGPWIIRSQPLFLCEWNPTVKLEKKEVKKVQVWVKIHDIPIAANTEDGLSMIATTIGEPKLLDSYTTSMCMDMWGRSSYARALIEVSADKELREEITLAIPELEGEGFVKETMYVEYEWYPSRCSKCCVFGHSIETCPLTPKKPDIVKRMGQNDKNQVQGKRYDKKYPVIHKDGYQDVPARKVARKQGFQVNKQKQKFEYRPVIAKPKGEVKKDPSSSGIESKNPFAALNDIEGDGFVDSDSEEVMEGVEPPSETTGESHVDIHNLNKVCSSVFRRWDWTSNGSSCQKGTRIIAGWDPGILEVILLDQSSQVMHFQIIFKQDKRRLFCSVVYAANYYLTRREVWHHLSKHKVLVGNNPWVILGDFNSALHLDDKSMGASNISPGMRDFQECVSDIEVFDINSSGMHFTWNQKPKEGVGLLKKIDRIMGNTPFVDVFPNSVAFFHPNRLSDHCPCLLKIPATENKKHQSFKFANFLVYKPGFIEAVKKVWENNVVGVQQFQLVKKLRLLKRPLRALLFQQGNLHKKVETLRGELDAIQREIDRCPSNLNLRNQETRITAAFQEACLD, encoded by the exons ATGCTGGATGCACTGAAAGGAGGACCATGGATCATCCGGTCTCAAccgttgtttctttgtgaatggAATCCGACTGTTAAGTTGGAGAAAAAGGAGGTTAAAAAGGTTCAGGTATGGGTTAAAATTCATGATATTCCAATTGCGGCTAATACAGAAGATGGGTTGAGCATGATTGCTACAACAATTGGTGAACCGAAACTTCTGGATTCATATACTACTTCCATGTGTATGGACATGTGGGGTCGAAGTAGTTATGCTAGAGCTTTAATCGAGGTGTCTGCTGACAAGGAGTTGCGTGAGGAAATTACTTTGGCAATTCCTGAACTTGAGGGGGAGGGATTTGTCAAAGAAACTATGTATGTTGAATATGAATGGTACCCGAGTAGATGTTCTAAATGTTGTGTCTTTGGCCACTCGATTGAAACATGTCCTCTTACCCCCAAAAAGCCTGATATTGTAAAGAGGATGGGTCAGAATGATAAGAATCAAGTGCAAGGGAAGCGTTATGATAAAAAGTACCCGGTTATTCATAAAGATGGGTATCAAGATGTACCGGCTAGGAAAGTGGCTCGAAAACAGGGATTCCAAGTtaataaacaaaaacaaaaatttgaataTAGGCCGGTGATTGCCAAACCGAAGGGGGAGGTGAAAAAAGATCCATCATCAAGTGGAATTGAATCTAAAAATCCGTTTGCTGCTTTGAATGATATTGAAGGAGATGGGTTCGTCGACTCAGACAGTGAGGAGGTCATGGAG ggggttgaaccgccctctgAAACAACAGGAG AATCCCATGTGGATATTCACAATCTGAATAAGGTTTGTTCTTCTGTTTTCCGTCGTTGGGATTGGACTTCGAATGGGAGTAGTTGTCAGAAGGGTACAAGAATTATTGCTGGCTGGGATCCGGGTATTCTTGAAGTCATCTTGCTTGATCAATCTTCTCAGGTTATGCACTTTCAAATCATTTTTAAACAAGATAAAAGGCGGTTATTTTGTTCAGTTGTGTATGCGGCTAATTATTATCTCACTCGAAGGGAGGTATGGCATCatttatccaaacataaagtgCTTGTTGGTAACAATCCGTGGGTTATATTAGGCGACTTTAATTCAGCTCTGCATCTGGATGATAAGTCGATGGGCGCTTCGAATATATCCCCTGGTATGAGAGATTTTCAAGAGTGTGTCTCGGATATAGAAGTGTTCGATATAAATAGTTCGGGAATGCATTTTACGTGGAACCAAAAGCCTAAGGAGGGAGTTGGACTTCTAAAGAAAATTGATAGAATTATGGGTAATACCCCTTTCGTTGATGTTTTTCCCAACTCGGTAGCGTTTTTCCACCCGAATCGGTTATCCGATCATTGCCCTTGTTTGCTAAAGATTCCAGCTACAGAGAACAAGAAGCATCAATCGTTCAAGTTTGCTAACTTTTTAGTTTacaaaccgggttttattgaggCGGTCAAGAAGGTGTGGGAAAATAATGTTGTGGGCGTTCAGCAATTCCAGTTGGTTAAGAAGCTTCGTCTTTTGAAAAGACCTCTTCGTGCTTTATTATTCCAACAAGGTAATTTGCATAAGAAAGTAGAAACGTTGCGTGGGGAGTTGGATGCGATTCAACGGGAGATAGATAGATGTCCTTCCAATCTCAATCTTCGTAATCAAGAAACAAGGATTACGGCTGCTTTTCAAGAGGCGTGCCTAGATTAA